A genome region from Sceloporus undulatus isolate JIND9_A2432 ecotype Alabama chromosome 1, SceUnd_v1.1, whole genome shotgun sequence includes the following:
- the LOC121921380 gene encoding LOW QUALITY PROTEIN: UDP-glucuronosyltransferase 1A1-like (The sequence of the model RefSeq protein was modified relative to this genomic sequence to represent the inferred CDS: deleted 1 base in 1 codon): MRSLHIFNAGRKHSAIDKTNSILQSICQLPLWILPTFFFWSISDGGKVLVIPVDGSHWLSIHPVMEHLQQRGHEVVVVAPEANLWMKPSGSYTMKTFPVNYTTEYLKTEFQKLGHRIFARQPFLVKMTQTFEKIRNVTTLIFDNCKQLLYNKELITYLEENQFDVVFIDPVSPCGQILAEYLSLPSVYYLRGIPCGLDLEATQCPNPHSYVPKFFTGNSDHMTFNQRVKNFLVGSLEFLICYLLYSPYEVLSKEFLHRDMTVKELYSQASIWLLRYDFVFEYPRPIMPNMVFIGGINCRRESPLIQEFEAIVNQSGEHGIVVFSLGSMVSEIPMKKAMEIAEGLGTIPQTVLWRYTGETPPNLAQAPKVVKWLPQNDLLGMSGQRIKC; the protein is encoded by the exons atgaggtctttacatatttttaatgCTGGACGAAAGCACAGTGCAATTGACAAGACAAACTCTATTCTTCAAAGCATTTGTCAGCTACCTTTGTGGATTTTACCTACTTTCTTTTTCTGGAGCATTTCGGATGGGGGGAAGGTGCTGGTAATACCTGTGGATGGCAGTCACTGGCTCAGTATCCATCCAGTTATGGAACACCTTCAACAGAGAGGACATGAAGTAGTAGTTGTTGCTCCTGAAGCAAACTTGTGGATGAAACCGTCTGGATCCTACACAATGAAAACATTTCCTGTCAACTACACAACAGAATACTTAAAAACCGAATTCCAAAAGCTTGGCCACAGGATTTTTGCACGCCAGCCTTTCCTAGTGAAAATGACACAGACTTTTGAAAAAATAAGAAATGTTACAACACTTATCTTTGATAACTGCAAGCAACTCTTGTACAACAAAGAACTGATTACATACCTTGAAGAAAACCAATTTGATGTTGTATTTATAGATCCAGTGTCTCCATGTGGACAAATTTTGGCTGAGTATTTATCTCTTCCTTCAGTTTACTACTTACGTGGAATCCCATGTGGTTTAGACTTGGAGGCAACCCAGTGTCCAAATCCACATTCTTATGTCCCAAAGTTCTTCACTGGCAATTCAGATCATATGACATTTAATCAGAGAGTGAAGAATTTTTTGGTTGGATCACTGGAATTTTTGATATGCTATCTTCTGTACTCACCATATGAAGTTCTGAGCAAAGAATTCCTACATCGAGACATGACAGTAAAAGAGCTCTATAGTCAAGCATCTATTTGGCTTCTACGCTATGACTTTGTGTTTGAATATCCAAGGCCCATTATGCCCAAcatggtcttcataggaggtatAAACTGTAGAAGAGAAAGTCCACTAATTCAG GAATTTGAAGCCATAGTAAATCAATCAGGTGAACATGGCATTGTCGTGTTTTCCTTGGGTTCAATGGTCTCTGAAATTCCAATGAAAAAAGCCATGGAAATTGCTGAAGGACTGGGAACAATACCTCAGACg